In Streptomyces sp. NBC_00306, a single genomic region encodes these proteins:
- a CDS encoding DJ-1/PfpI family protein, whose translation MQIAVLLFDRFTSLDAVGPYELLARVPGAETVFVAQQPGPVRNDQGSLALVADRALTEVTAPDIVLVPGGPGAREAMRDETVLSWLRTADATSTWTTSVCTGSLVLAGAGLLRGRRATSHWLALEELVPLGAEPSGERVVFDGKYVTAAGVSSGIDMALHLLGRIGGDELAQTVQLLTEYDPQPPYDAGSPDKAPARIVDRWRRGAERVLSGES comes from the coding sequence ATGCAGATCGCCGTTCTCCTCTTCGACCGATTCACCTCGCTGGACGCCGTCGGCCCGTACGAGCTCCTCGCCCGCGTCCCGGGTGCGGAGACGGTCTTCGTGGCCCAGCAGCCCGGCCCGGTACGCAACGACCAGGGCTCGCTCGCCCTGGTCGCCGACCGGGCGCTGACAGAGGTGACGGCCCCCGACATCGTGCTGGTGCCCGGTGGCCCCGGCGCCCGCGAGGCGATGCGGGACGAGACGGTCCTCTCGTGGCTGCGCACGGCGGACGCCACCAGCACCTGGACCACGTCCGTGTGCACCGGTTCCCTCGTGTTGGCCGGCGCCGGGCTCCTGCGGGGCCGCCGGGCCACCTCGCACTGGCTGGCGCTGGAGGAACTCGTACCGCTGGGCGCCGAACCCAGCGGTGAGCGGGTGGTGTTCGACGGGAAGTACGTCACCGCCGCGGGCGTCTCGTCCGGCATCGACATGGCGCTGCATCTGCTGGGCCGGATCGGCGGCGACGAGCTGGCCCAGACGGTGCAGCTGCTGACCGAATACGATCCGCAGCCGCCGTACGACGCCGGATCACCCGACAAGGCCCCGGCCCGGATCGTCGACCGCTGGCGGCGCGGGGCCGAGAGGGTCCTGAGCGGGGAGAGCTGA
- a CDS encoding LPFR motif small protein, with amino-acid sequence MRAIADALRTVGSAIATVVTLPFRLLAKLFGGASGGGRRTRRV; translated from the coding sequence GTGCGCGCCATCGCAGACGCACTTCGTACAGTCGGCTCCGCCATCGCCACGGTGGTCACGCTGCCCTTCCGCCTGCTCGCCAAGCTCTTCGGCGGTGCGTCCGGCGGCGGACGGCGCACCCGCCGCGTGTGA
- a CDS encoding cation diffusion facilitator family transporter, whose product MGAGHDHGHAHGGPPPTGTAASAYKGRLRIALTITLGVMVLEIVGGVLADSLALIADAAHMATDAVGLAMALLAIHFANRPAGGNRTFGFARAEILAALANCVLLLGVGGFLLYEAVERFITPAETKGGLAIAFALVGLVANAVSLSLLMRGQKESLNVRGAYLEVLADTLGSLTVLVAATIILFTGWQAADPIASLVIGLMIVPRTLKLLRETLNVLLEAAPKGVDMAEVRTHLLGLQGVEDVHDLHAWTITSGMPVLSAHVVVDPDVLDAVGHEKLLHDLQGCVGGHFDVEHCTFQLEPVGHAEHEARLCH is encoded by the coding sequence ATGGGGGCTGGGCACGACCACGGGCATGCGCACGGCGGCCCGCCGCCGACCGGCACCGCGGCCTCCGCCTACAAGGGACGGCTGCGCATCGCGCTGACGATCACGCTCGGTGTGATGGTGCTGGAGATCGTCGGCGGTGTGCTGGCCGATTCTCTCGCCCTGATCGCCGACGCCGCCCACATGGCGACGGACGCGGTCGGTCTCGCGATGGCGCTGCTGGCGATCCACTTCGCCAACCGGCCGGCCGGCGGCAACCGCACCTTCGGTTTCGCGCGGGCCGAGATACTCGCGGCCCTCGCCAACTGTGTGCTGCTCCTCGGCGTCGGCGGCTTCCTGCTCTACGAGGCGGTGGAGCGGTTCATCACCCCGGCCGAGACCAAGGGCGGACTCGCCATCGCGTTCGCCCTCGTCGGTCTGGTCGCCAACGCCGTATCCCTCTCGCTGCTGATGCGCGGGCAGAAGGAGAGCCTCAATGTCCGCGGCGCCTATCTGGAGGTGCTGGCGGACACCCTCGGATCGCTCACCGTGCTGGTGGCGGCGACGATCATCCTCTTCACCGGCTGGCAGGCCGCCGACCCGATCGCCTCACTGGTGATCGGCCTCATGATCGTGCCGCGCACCCTGAAACTGCTCCGCGAGACGCTGAACGTCCTGCTGGAGGCGGCGCCCAAGGGCGTCGACATGGCGGAGGTGCGCACGCACCTCCTGGGCCTTCAGGGCGTGGAGGACGTGCACGACCTGCACGCCTGGACGATCACCTCCGGGATGCCGGTGCTCTCCGCGCATGTGGTGGTGGACCCGGATGTGCTGGACGCGGTGGGCCACGAGAAGCTGCTGCACGATCTCCAGGGATGCGTCGGCGGCCACTTCGACGTGGAGCACTGCACCTTCCAGCTGGAGCCGGTCGGCCATGCCGAGCACGAGGCCCGGCTCTGCCACTGA
- a CDS encoding ATP-binding protein produces MESRGSVPARPLSYEGIWRFTAPAVDVSVPQARHAVRDLLNRQGVPVQDDLVQGLLLIVSELVTNAVRHAALLSPEIAVEVAIGTEWIRVSVEDNHPYRPKALVTDWGQTGGRGLLLVREITLEAGGSCDVEHTAGGGKIIWAALPLRPDAQPAPAPQDAGTAPL; encoded by the coding sequence ATGGAGAGCCGCGGGAGCGTCCCGGCCCGGCCGCTGTCGTACGAGGGCATCTGGCGCTTCACCGCACCCGCGGTCGACGTGTCGGTACCCCAAGCGCGACACGCCGTGCGGGACCTGCTCAACCGTCAGGGCGTACCGGTCCAGGACGACCTCGTCCAGGGGCTGTTGCTGATCGTCTCCGAGCTGGTGACCAATGCCGTACGGCACGCGGCCCTGCTCTCGCCCGAGATCGCGGTCGAGGTCGCCATCGGCACCGAGTGGATCCGGGTCTCCGTGGAGGACAACCACCCCTACCGCCCCAAGGCGCTGGTGACCGACTGGGGGCAGACCGGCGGCCGGGGGCTGCTGCTCGTCCGGGAGATCACGCTGGAGGCCGGCGGCTCCTGCGACGTCGAGCACACCGCCGGCGGTGGAAAGATCATCTGGGCGGCGCTGCCCCTGCGGCCGGACGCGCAACCGGCGCCGGCGCCGCAGGACGCAGGCACCGCGCCGCTCTAG
- the galE gene encoding UDP-glucose 4-epimerase GalE produces MTWLITGGAGYIGAHVALAMTAAGEKVVVLDDISSGVTERLPEGIELVRGAVLDRELLDRTFADHDVTGVVHLAAKKQVGQSVEQPLHYYRENLHGLTVLLEAVVEAGVRQFLFSSSAAVYGVPELDLIPESAPCVPINPYGETKLAGEWLVRATGRAHSISTACLRYFNVAGAARPELADTGVFNIIPMFFDRITRGEAPRIFGDDYPTPDGTCVRDYIHVADLADAHLTVARRLAEQQSAGDLTVNIGRGVGVSVRELADLVGEITGYDARPVIEPRRAGDAAKAVASVDLITEELGWSASRGVREMVESAWEGWCLRHPEARSK; encoded by the coding sequence ATGACTTGGCTGATCACAGGTGGAGCGGGATATATCGGCGCACATGTGGCGCTGGCCATGACGGCGGCGGGCGAGAAGGTCGTCGTGCTCGACGACATCTCGTCGGGGGTCACCGAGCGGCTGCCCGAGGGGATCGAACTGGTGCGGGGAGCCGTCCTGGACCGCGAGCTGCTGGACCGTACCTTCGCCGATCACGATGTCACCGGCGTCGTCCATCTCGCGGCGAAGAAGCAGGTCGGGCAGTCCGTCGAGCAGCCGCTGCACTACTACCGGGAGAATCTGCACGGACTCACCGTGCTGCTGGAGGCGGTCGTCGAGGCGGGCGTGCGGCAGTTCCTGTTCTCGTCGTCGGCCGCCGTGTACGGGGTGCCCGAGCTGGACCTGATCCCGGAGTCGGCGCCCTGCGTCCCCATCAATCCGTACGGCGAGACCAAGCTGGCCGGTGAGTGGCTGGTACGGGCCACGGGCCGGGCGCACTCAATCTCGACGGCCTGCCTGCGGTACTTCAACGTGGCCGGCGCGGCCCGCCCCGAGCTCGCCGACACCGGAGTGTTCAACATCATTCCGATGTTTTTCGACCGGATCACGCGGGGTGAGGCACCTCGCATCTTCGGCGACGACTACCCGACCCCGGACGGCACCTGTGTCCGCGACTACATCCATGTCGCGGACCTGGCCGACGCCCATCTGACCGTCGCCCGCCGGCTGGCCGAGCAGCAGAGTGCCGGCGATCTCACGGTCAACATCGGTCGCGGGGTCGGGGTCTCGGTGCGCGAGCTCGCCGATCTGGTGGGCGAGATCACCGGGTACGACGCCCGGCCGGTCATCGAGCCACGGCGCGCGGGCGATGCCGCGAAGGCGGTCGCCTCGGTCGACCTGATCACCGAGGAGCTCGGCTGGAGCGCCTCGCGCGGGGTGCGCGAGATGGTGGAGTCGGCCTGGGAGGGCTGGTGCCTGCGGCACCCGGAAGCCCGCTCGAAGTGA
- the idi gene encoding isopentenyl-diphosphate Delta-isomerase — MPTSPATATNSTSNGVSPAILLELVDEDGNTVGTAEKLSAHQAPGRLHRAFSVFLFDEHGRLLLQRRAAGKYHSPGVWSNTCCGHPYPGEAPFAAAARRTHEELGISPSLLAEAGTVRYNHPDPDSGLVEQEYNHLFVGLVQAPLRPNPEEVGETAFVTPEELAERHAEGPFSAWFMTVLDAARPAVKELTGPSSGW; from the coding sequence ATGCCGACCTCACCCGCCACCGCCACGAACAGCACGTCGAACGGCGTCTCACCAGCGATCCTGCTCGAACTGGTCGACGAGGACGGCAATACCGTCGGCACCGCTGAGAAGCTCTCGGCCCACCAGGCTCCCGGCCGGTTGCACCGGGCGTTCTCCGTGTTCCTCTTCGACGAGCACGGCCGGCTGCTGCTCCAGCGCCGCGCGGCGGGGAAGTACCACTCCCCCGGTGTCTGGTCGAACACCTGCTGCGGACACCCCTATCCGGGCGAGGCACCCTTCGCCGCCGCAGCCCGGCGGACGCACGAGGAGCTGGGTATCTCGCCCTCGCTGCTCGCCGAGGCGGGCACGGTCCGCTACAACCACCCGGACCCGGACTCGGGCCTGGTGGAGCAGGAGTACAACCACCTCTTCGTCGGTCTGGTGCAGGCTCCGCTGCGGCCGAATCCGGAGGAGGTCGGCGAGACGGCGTTCGTGACGCCGGAGGAACTGGCGGAGCGGCATGCCGAGGGCCCGTTCTCGGCGTGGTTCATGACGGTGCTCGACGCGGCGCGTCCGGCGGTCAAGGAACTGACGGGTCCGTCCAGCGGCTGGTGA
- a CDS encoding GlxA family transcriptional regulator → MTDRSVLVVLFDGVQSLDVTGPVEVFTGAGKVTGGRGGYPLRTAALGTAPVRTTSGLTLLPDTTLAGAPAPHTLLVPGGQGTRRPDPALIDWLRENGPRAERLVSVCTGALLLAEAGLLDGRRATTHWAVCDHFARTYPRVEVDPDPVYVRDGHIATSAGVTAGIDLALALVEEDHGRDIALTVARHLVVFLRRPGNQAQFSTQLAAQTAHREPLREVQQWVTEHPGGDLSVEALAGRARLSPRHFARAFQAETGTTPGRYVDGVRLEHARRLLEDTADGVEEVSRASGYGTPEAMRRAFLKALGTGPAEYRRRFRAAAPHAKPSLPGSRPATTP, encoded by the coding sequence ATGACCGACCGATCCGTGCTAGTCGTCCTCTTCGACGGAGTGCAGAGCCTCGATGTGACGGGCCCCGTGGAGGTGTTCACGGGCGCCGGCAAGGTGACCGGCGGCCGCGGTGGCTACCCGCTGCGGACGGCCGCGCTCGGCACCGCGCCCGTACGGACGACCAGCGGGCTGACCCTGCTCCCGGACACCACCCTGGCCGGGGCGCCGGCGCCGCACACCCTGCTCGTCCCCGGCGGACAGGGCACCCGACGGCCCGACCCCGCCCTGATCGACTGGCTTCGCGAGAACGGCCCCCGGGCCGAGCGCCTCGTCTCCGTCTGCACCGGAGCCCTGCTGCTCGCCGAGGCCGGCCTGCTCGACGGCCGCCGGGCCACCACCCACTGGGCCGTCTGTGATCACTTCGCCCGCACCTATCCGCGGGTCGAGGTCGACCCGGACCCGGTCTACGTGCGCGACGGACACATCGCGACCTCCGCGGGCGTCACGGCGGGCATCGACCTGGCCCTCGCGCTCGTCGAGGAGGATCACGGCCGTGACATCGCACTGACCGTCGCCCGTCACCTCGTCGTGTTCCTCCGGCGGCCGGGCAACCAGGCGCAGTTCAGCACGCAGCTCGCCGCCCAGACCGCGCACCGCGAGCCGCTGCGCGAGGTCCAGCAGTGGGTCACCGAGCACCCCGGCGGCGATCTGTCCGTCGAGGCGCTGGCCGGCCGGGCCCGGCTGTCGCCGCGTCACTTCGCCCGGGCGTTCCAGGCCGAGACGGGGACGACGCCCGGGCGTTATGTCGACGGCGTACGGCTCGAACACGCCAGACGGCTGCTGGAGGACACCGCCGACGGGGTCGAGGAGGTCTCGCGCGCGTCCGGCTACGGCACGCCCGAGGCGATGCGCCGGGCGTTCCTGAAAGCCCTCGGCACCGGGCCCGCGGAGTACCGCCGCCGCTTCCGCGCCGCGGCACCGCACGCGAAGCCGTCACTCCCCGGCTCCCGACCTGCCACCACGCCCTGA
- a CDS encoding Tex family protein produces MTTSIEGRIAEELGVRERQVRAAVELLDGGSTVPFIARYRKEATELLDDAQLRTLEERLRYLRELEERRTAVLESVREQGKLDEALEAQIRAADTKARLEDIYLPFKPKRRTKAQIAREAGLEPLAEGLLGDPSVDPLSAAAAFVDADKGVADAAAALEGARSILTERFSEDADLIGELRERMWTRGRLAAKVRDGKEEAGAKFADYFDFAEAFTELPSHRVLAMFRGEKEDVLDLSLEPEEPSEQPGPSAYENMVARRFGVADRGRPGDKWLADTVRWAWRTRILVHLGIDLRLRLRTAAEDEAVRVFAANLRDLLLAAPAGTRATLGLDPGFRTGVKVAVVDATGKVVATDTIYPHVPANKWDESLAKLARLAKEHAVDLVAIGNGTASRETDKLAGELITKHPELNLTKVMVSEAGASVYSASAFASQELPGLDVSLRGAVSIARRLQDPLAELVKIDPKSIGVGQYQHDLSEVKLSRSLDAVVEDCVNGVGVDVNTASTPLLSRVSGIGAGLAENIVAHRDANGPFRSRKALKDVARLGPKAYEQCAGFLRIRDGDDPLDASSVHPEAYPVVRRMVKTAGEQVASLVGNAPVLRSLRPADFVDDTFGLPTVTDILRELEKPGRDPRPAFKTATFKDGVEKIGDLTSGMILEGVVTNVAAFGAFVDVGVHQDGLVHVSAMSKTFVKDPRDVVKPGDVVKVKVLDVDIPRKRISLTLRLEDEAAPKAPAGGPRQQRGERGGGRAPQQRRQQGGGRGGDRQAPPPANSAMADALRRAGLTDPGRGR; encoded by the coding sequence GTGACGACGTCCATCGAAGGCAGGATCGCCGAGGAACTCGGCGTACGGGAGCGGCAGGTCAGGGCGGCCGTGGAGTTGCTCGACGGCGGCTCGACCGTGCCGTTCATCGCGCGCTACCGCAAGGAAGCGACCGAGCTGCTCGACGACGCGCAGCTGCGCACGCTCGAGGAGCGGCTGCGTTATCTGCGGGAGCTGGAGGAGCGCCGGACCGCCGTCCTGGAGTCCGTACGCGAGCAGGGCAAGCTGGACGAGGCGCTGGAGGCGCAGATCCGGGCCGCCGACACCAAGGCGCGTCTGGAGGACATCTACCTGCCGTTCAAGCCCAAGCGGCGCACCAAGGCGCAGATCGCCCGCGAGGCCGGTCTGGAGCCGCTGGCCGAGGGGCTGCTGGGCGACCCGTCGGTGGATCCGCTGTCGGCGGCCGCCGCGTTCGTCGACGCCGACAAGGGTGTGGCGGACGCCGCCGCGGCGCTGGAGGGCGCGCGGTCGATCCTCACCGAGCGCTTCTCCGAGGACGCCGATCTGATCGGCGAACTGCGCGAACGGATGTGGACGCGCGGCCGGCTGGCGGCGAAGGTGCGGGACGGCAAAGAGGAGGCGGGCGCGAAGTTCGCCGACTACTTCGACTTCGCGGAGGCCTTCACGGAGCTGCCCTCGCACCGGGTGCTGGCGATGTTCCGGGGCGAGAAGGAGGATGTTCTCGACCTCTCGCTGGAGCCGGAGGAGCCGTCCGAGCAGCCCGGCCCGTCCGCCTACGAGAACATGGTCGCCCGGCGTTTCGGAGTGGCCGACCGCGGCCGGCCGGGCGACAAGTGGCTGGCGGACACCGTGCGCTGGGCCTGGCGGACGCGGATCCTCGTGCACCTCGGGATCGATCTGCGGCTGCGGCTGCGCACGGCGGCCGAGGACGAGGCGGTACGGGTCTTCGCCGCGAATCTGCGCGATCTCCTGCTGGCCGCCCCCGCCGGTACGCGCGCGACGCTGGGCCTGGACCCGGGATTCCGTACGGGTGTGAAGGTGGCCGTGGTCGACGCGACCGGCAAGGTCGTCGCCACCGACACGATCTATCCGCACGTCCCCGCGAACAAGTGGGACGAGTCGCTGGCGAAGCTGGCGCGCCTCGCCAAGGAGCACGCGGTCGACCTGGTCGCCATCGGCAATGGCACGGCCTCCCGCGAGACCGACAAGCTCGCCGGTGAACTCATCACCAAGCACCCGGAGCTGAACCTCACCAAGGTGATGGTCTCGGAGGCGGGCGCCTCCGTGTACTCGGCGTCCGCCTTCGCCTCGCAGGAACTGCCGGGGCTCGATGTGTCGCTGCGCGGCGCGGTGTCGATCGCGCGCCGGCTCCAGGACCCGCTGGCCGAGCTCGTGAAGATCGACCCCAAGTCGATCGGCGTCGGCCAGTACCAGCACGACCTGTCCGAGGTGAAGCTCTCACGCTCGCTGGACGCGGTCGTCGAGGACTGTGTGAACGGCGTCGGCGTCGACGTCAACACCGCTTCCACACCGCTGCTTTCACGGGTGTCGGGCATCGGCGCGGGACTCGCGGAGAACATCGTCGCCCACCGCGACGCCAACGGCCCCTTCCGCTCCCGCAAGGCGCTCAAGGACGTGGCACGGCTCGGCCCCAAGGCGTACGAACAGTGCGCGGGCTTCCTGCGGATCCGCGACGGCGACGACCCGCTCGACGCCTCCAGCGTGCACCCGGAGGCCTATCCCGTGGTGCGCCGGATGGTGAAGACGGCGGGCGAGCAGGTCGCCTCGCTGGTCGGCAACGCGCCGGTGCTGCGCTCGCTGAGGCCGGCGGACTTCGTCGACGACACGTTCGGCCTGCCGACGGTCACGGACATCCTGCGGGAGCTGGAGAAGCCGGGGCGCGACCCGCGGCCCGCCTTCAAGACGGCCACCTTCAAGGACGGTGTCGAGAAGATCGGCGACCTGACGTCGGGGATGATCCTCGAGGGCGTGGTGACCAACGTGGCCGCGTTCGGCGCGTTCGTCGACGTCGGTGTCCACCAGGACGGTCTCGTCCATGTCTCCGCCATGTCGAAGACCTTCGTCAAGGACCCGCGGGACGTGGTCAAGCCGGGCGACGTGGTGAAGGTGAAGGTCCTCGACGTCGACATCCCGCGCAAGCGGATCTCGCTGACCCTGCGGCTGGAGGACGAGGCGGCCCCGAAGGCGCCGGCCGGCGGACCGCGGCAGCAGCGCGGTGAGCGTGGCGGCGGGCGTGCGCCCCAGCAGCGGCGTCAGCAGGGCGGCGGCCGTGGCGGGGACCGGCAGGCCCCTCCCCCGGCGAACAGCGCGATGGCGGACGCCCTGCGGCGCGCCGGTCTCACGGATCCGGGCCGGGGGCGCTGA
- a CDS encoding bifunctional class I SAM-dependent methyltransferase/N-acetyltransferase, protein MHDAFFALHHGLPRQGPGSDDTTRRLLALASLAGTLPAAPRVLDLGCGPGRAALLLAAEAGARVTAVDLHQPFLDELRQSAEARGLGDAISTVTADMADLPYPDGSFDLVWAESSAYSIGFDTALRRWRRLLAPGGALVVTECEWTTGTPSADARAFWDQHCPLRTSGENIAAAVAAGYHVLGVHQQPESDWEEYYGPLGARADAADSSTPGMTEALAATRQEIAVRRDLGTEYGYTGYALRAADPRWRTRPETADDVPAVRAVNASAFPTAEEAGLVDALRRDAGAWVPGMSYVAEAADGSVAAYALLTRCHVDGAPALALAPVAVSPEHQRGGAGQAVVRAVLDVARMQGEPLVLVLGHPDYYPRFGFEPASQYGIRPSFEVPDEAMMALVLDGSSGVPRGTIRYPEAFGV, encoded by the coding sequence ATGCACGACGCCTTCTTCGCCCTGCACCACGGTCTTCCGCGGCAGGGTCCAGGTTCTGACGACACCACCCGCCGGCTGCTCGCTCTCGCGTCGCTCGCCGGCACGCTGCCCGCTGCTCCGCGGGTACTCGATCTCGGCTGCGGCCCCGGCCGTGCCGCCCTGCTGCTGGCCGCCGAGGCCGGCGCCCGGGTGACGGCGGTCGATCTGCATCAGCCGTTCCTCGACGAGCTGCGGCAGAGCGCCGAAGCCCGCGGGCTCGGCGACGCGATCAGCACCGTCACGGCCGACATGGCCGATCTCCCCTACCCCGACGGCTCGTTCGATCTCGTCTGGGCCGAGAGCTCCGCCTACAGCATCGGCTTCGACACCGCCCTGCGCCGGTGGCGGCGGCTGCTCGCGCCGGGCGGCGCGCTCGTGGTCACCGAGTGCGAGTGGACGACCGGCACCCCGTCGGCCGACGCGCGCGCCTTCTGGGACCAGCACTGTCCGCTGCGCACGAGCGGCGAGAACATCGCCGCGGCCGTCGCAGCGGGCTACCACGTTCTCGGGGTGCACCAGCAGCCCGAGAGCGACTGGGAGGAGTACTACGGGCCGCTCGGCGCCCGCGCCGACGCCGCCGACTCCTCCACTCCGGGCATGACGGAGGCGCTCGCCGCCACCCGGCAGGAGATCGCGGTACGCCGCGACCTGGGCACGGAGTACGGCTACACCGGCTACGCGCTGCGGGCCGCCGATCCGCGCTGGCGCACCAGGCCGGAGACGGCGGACGACGTCCCGGCGGTCCGTGCGGTCAACGCGTCCGCCTTCCCCACCGCGGAGGAGGCGGGGCTCGTGGACGCCCTGCGGCGGGACGCCGGGGCGTGGGTGCCGGGCATGTCGTACGTCGCCGAGGCGGCGGACGGCTCGGTCGCCGCGTACGCGCTGCTCACCCGCTGTCATGTCGACGGCGCCCCGGCACTGGCCCTGGCGCCGGTCGCCGTGTCGCCGGAGCACCAGCGCGGCGGAGCGGGTCAGGCCGTCGTGCGGGCGGTACTCGATGTGGCACGGATGCAGGGGGAACCGCTGGTGCTGGTCCTCGGCCATCCGGACTACTATCCGCGGTTCGGTTTCGAACCTGCTTCGCAGTACGGAATCCGGCCATCTTTCGAGGTACCTGATGAGGCCATGATGGCCCTTGTGCTCGACGGTTCTTCCGGTGTGCCGCGGGGCACGATCCGCTACCCGGAGGCTTTCGGCGTCTGA
- a CDS encoding SCO6745 family protein, producing MTSSPRAGRRCHHALNPMHSTVYFSPDLASEMAGIGIEDSSAAYFAARAAAMGAVGPGAVTATFYNFNHELIARHLPAVWETASPEQVLQARLRAVDTTLRRLLGAEAIASEELAEAAELALRAAEACTRHARPLYAAHADLPVPDEPHLAYWHAATLLREHRGDGHVAALLAMELDPLEALVSHTATGRGMAPRWILATRGWRRTDWEAAESRLRERGLLSPEGELTDAGTALRAELEDLTDRIDRAPYEHLGAEGVERLTELARGFLTQALSAGAFPSDAVG from the coding sequence ATGACCTCTTCGCCGCGCGCGGGACGCCGCTGCCACCACGCACTCAATCCGATGCACTCGACGGTGTACTTCTCGCCCGACCTGGCGTCGGAGATGGCCGGGATCGGCATTGAGGACTCCAGCGCCGCGTACTTCGCTGCCCGTGCCGCCGCGATGGGAGCCGTCGGGCCCGGCGCCGTGACGGCGACCTTCTACAACTTCAACCACGAGCTGATCGCGCGGCACCTGCCGGCGGTGTGGGAGACCGCGTCTCCCGAGCAGGTGCTCCAGGCGCGGCTGCGCGCCGTGGACACCACGCTGCGGCGGCTGCTGGGCGCCGAGGCGATCGCCTCCGAGGAACTGGCCGAGGCCGCCGAGCTGGCCCTGCGCGCCGCCGAGGCGTGCACGCGCCACGCCCGGCCGCTGTACGCCGCACACGCCGATCTGCCCGTCCCCGACGAGCCGCATCTCGCGTACTGGCACGCCGCGACGCTGCTGCGCGAGCACCGCGGCGACGGTCATGTCGCGGCACTGCTGGCCATGGAGCTGGACCCGCTGGAGGCGCTGGTGAGTCACACCGCCACGGGCCGCGGCATGGCGCCGCGCTGGATCCTCGCGACGCGCGGCTGGCGGCGCACGGACTGGGAGGCGGCCGAGAGCCGGCTGCGGGAGCGCGGCCTGCTCTCCCCCGAGGGTGAACTGACCGACGCCGGCACCGCGCTGAGGGCGGAGCTGGAGGACCTCACGGACCGCATCGACCGCGCACCGTACGAACACCTGGGTGCCGAGGGCGTCGAGCGGCTCACCGAGCTCGCGCGCGGGTTCCTGACGCAGGCGCTGTCGGCGGGAGCCTTCCCGTCGGATGCCGTCGGCTGA
- a CDS encoding enoyl-CoA hydratase/isomerase family protein, with protein sequence MEQSEPGPRLVHTVTDGVATVVISNPAKRNAMTAAMWRALPELLGRLEADASVRALVLTGEGPTFCAGADISSLREPGESPQDLAVRAEEALAAFAKPTVAAVRGYCVGGGCQLAAACDLRFAETDALFGVTPAKLGIVYPSSSTRRLVSLVGPSAAKYLLFSGELIDTARALRTGLVDEVLPPGELGKRVAEFTRVVATRSQLTQAAAKEFATGRTDRDAYWQAQAHGGGDTAEGIAAFLERRAPRFTWTV encoded by the coding sequence ATGGAGCAGTCGGAACCGGGTCCGCGGCTGGTGCACACCGTCACGGACGGCGTCGCCACCGTCGTCATCAGCAATCCCGCCAAGCGCAACGCCATGACCGCCGCGATGTGGCGGGCCCTGCCGGAGCTGCTCGGACGCCTGGAAGCCGACGCGTCCGTCCGCGCTCTCGTGCTGACCGGCGAGGGCCCGACTTTCTGCGCGGGGGCCGACATCTCGTCGTTGCGGGAGCCCGGTGAGAGCCCGCAGGACCTCGCCGTGCGGGCCGAGGAGGCGCTCGCCGCGTTCGCCAAGCCGACCGTCGCGGCCGTCCGCGGCTACTGCGTGGGCGGCGGCTGTCAGCTGGCGGCCGCCTGCGATCTGCGATTCGCCGAGACTGACGCCCTGTTCGGGGTGACCCCGGCGAAGCTCGGCATCGTGTATCCGTCCTCCTCCACCCGCCGGCTGGTGTCCCTGGTGGGCCCCTCCGCGGCCAAGTACCTGCTGTTCTCGGGCGAGTTGATCGACACCGCACGGGCGCTGCGCACCGGGCTGGTGGACGAGGTGCTGCCGCCCGGAGAGCTGGGCAAGCGGGTGGCCGAGTTCACCCGGGTCGTGGCGACGCGTTCGCAGCTCACGCAGGCCGCCGCGAAGGAGTTCGCGACGGGCCGCACGGACCGGGACGCGTACTGGCAGGCGCAGGCGCACGGCGGCGGCGATACCGCCGAGGGCATCGCCGCCTTCCTGGAGCGGCGCGCGCCGCGCTTCACCTGGACCGTGTGA